One window of the Benincasa hispida cultivar B227 chromosome 3, ASM972705v1, whole genome shotgun sequence genome contains the following:
- the LOC120073658 gene encoding uncharacterized protein LOC120073658 yields the protein MKDPGTFTLPCTIGGKMVGNALCDLGASINLMPLSIFKKLNIGEARPTTITLQLANRSIKLPEGKIEDVLMQVGKFIFPVDFVILDYEADREIPIILGHPFLATGRALIDVQKEELTIRVDDQEVKFNVLNALKYLEDIENCQYIEELQGEQFYEPLKEMEEEDFEDGAILEEDCTAIHAESNFEPLKLSEWTLQCIKPSLEEPPVLELKPLPVHLKYAYLGSNDTLPVIISASLNYLKESVEVFMDDFSVFDRELYDHRKRNARSGICNGEVLTVPNRNKCGGVYGSLCD from the exons ATGAAGGATCCTGGGACTTTTACATTACCTTGCACCataggagggaagatggtcggAAACGCACTGTGTGATTTgggggcaagcataaatttgatgcctttgTCAATCTTTAAGAAGCTAAACATCGGCGAAGCCAGACCAACCACGATTACATTACAGTTAGCCAATAGATCAATAAAGCTTCCagagggcaagatagaagatgttctCATGCAGGTAGGCAAGTTTATCTTCCCCGTCGAttttgtcatattggattatgaGGCAGATAGAGAAATCCCTATCATCCTGGGACACCCATTTCTCGCCACAGGGCGAGCATTGATTGATGTCCAGAAAGAAGAGTTAACCATCCGGGTCGATGATCAAGAGGTAAAGTTCAACGtactcaatgcgttgaagtatCTAGAAGATATAGAAAATTGCCAATATATCGAAGAACTTCAGGGAGAACAGTTTTACGAACCCCtgaaggaaatggaggaggaAGATTTTGAAGATGGCGCAATATTGGAGGAAGATTGCACCGCAATTCATGCTGAATCTAATTTCGAAccgctcaagttatctgaatgGACTTTGCAGTgcattaagccatctttagaAGAGCCACCTGTGTTAGAGTTAAAGCCGTTGCCGGTGCACTTAAAGTATGCTTACTTGGGAAGTAATGACACATTACCAGTTATCATCTCTGCATCACtaa ATTACTTgaaggagtcagtcgaggttttcatggatgatttctcagtttTCGACA GAGAATTATAcgaccacagaaaaagaaatgctcgcagtggtatttgcaaTGGAGAAGTTTTGACAGTACCTAATCGGAACAAATGTGGTGGTGTATACGGATCACTCTGCGATTAA